A single Anopheles maculipalpis chromosome 3RL, idAnoMacuDA_375_x, whole genome shotgun sequence DNA region contains:
- the LOC126565958 gene encoding uncharacterized protein LOC126565958 — translation MDRQFIRSLAEQQQQQHRTEDHQLDKGVLDADTVHRPPCHTTELAVEESTDAVTAADSSSSARGTANVRSRVRYWLNDIVDEMRKKSPASVQKWVDSIQIPTAGSSGGSADVDTVAPTNTQEDEGPPTACESNFSRSKQLAAADGSQQPDGLDPEHDWEGTVEPHETEMEPDDDQQQLAFSYDTLDRSDRQECVLIEANLKKNVPSEPVESSSLATSTPKSIKSDEATKQSPVTEATPGLSIRNFLSKKSLLGKFSRSGSNLVEQSPTMSVAEGALSAENPDTGKNTEEGISSASSRFVAGKSKLNEFYDKLNMNKAKYGLIKAKKLDIRQMLSGGSGNCDSTDGRNMHEPPPQSLHIQPAADDGEDRELASESEHERSVSPVHLHEPLEVSVVDVDPSDAYEFSFDESFPKSDELIPGMISEEDEEEKENILDGGASVMVGHAYDAYLNPPKPKTHRMGIGRIGRSSSENPRATARRYNLMEIGRSFSEMNDDDDSFAISECNNSCPNPSSLNTSSSINNGSINNLTRSVPVSPIPRTSSKLSIQQDPQQHQLQQQQQQPSQRRRSTMLVKDSSLQSDSSRCSSVESLLNARKPDPEKILLNLGFGPAPHSTDVLAKIPKRFLKPSQVRGVDTEAFLRQQQLSMHIHENSVLGYRGLVGNPHIPPSMIVAKIMERFQENDTKTRLTAAGVPLLQSSDSRNSSGPPSPIPMTRHASLATSDGRLKY, via the exons ATGGATCGACAGTTTATCCGATCGTTggcggagcagcagcagcagcagcaccgtacGGAAGATCACCAACTTGACAAGGGTGTGCTGGATGCTGACACAGTACATCGGCCACCGTGCCATACAACAGAGTTGGCAGTGGAAGAAAGCACAGATGCGGTTACCGCTGCGGACAGCTCCAGCTCGGCTCGTGGTACCGCTAACG TTCGATCCCGTGTACGGTACTGGCTGAACGATATCGTCGATGAAATGCGAAAGAAAAGTCCCGCCTCGGTACAGAAATGGGTCGATTCGATACAAATACCAACAGCTGGAAGTTCCGGAGGATCGGCAGATGTCGATACCGTTGCCCCTACCAACACCCAGGAGGATGAAGGTCCGCCGACGGCATGCGAATCAAACTTTTCTCGGTCGAAACAGTTAGCGGCTGCCGATGGATCGCAACAACCGGATGGATTAGATCCTGAGCACGATTGGGAGGGGACAGTAGAACCGCACGAAACGGAAATGGAGCCGGATGAtgatcagcagcagcttgcCTTTTCTTACGATACTCTAGACCGTTCCGATCGACAGGAATGTGTACTTATCGAAGCTAACCTTAAAAAGAACGTTCCATCGGAACCGGTAGAAAGCTCTTCTCTTGCCACCAGCACAccgaaatcaatcaaatccGACGAAGCTACAAAACAGTCGCCCGTAACGGAAGCAACACCCGGATTGTCTATTCGGAactttttgtcaaaaaaatcgCTCCTCGGCAAATTTAGTCGATCGGGGTCGAATCTCGTCGAACAGAGTCCTACAATGAGCGTGGCGGAGGGTGCGCTTTCTGCGGAAAATCCGGACACGGGAAAGAATACGGAGGAAGGAATCTCGTCAGCGTCCTCACGCTTCGTGGCCggtaaaagcaaattaaacGAATTTTACGACAAGCTCAACATGAACAAAGCCAAGTATGGATTAATTAAGGCAAAAAAGCTCGACATTCGCCAAATGCTCAGCGGCGGAAGTGGCAATTGTGATAGTACCGATGGACGAAACATGCACGAACCACCACCGCAGTCTTTACATATACAGCCAGCCGCAGATGATGGAGAGGACAGGGAGCTGGCAAGCGAGTCGGAACATGAACGATCCGTGTCACCGGTTCACCTGCACGAACCGTTGGAAGTGAGCGTGGTCGATGTGGATCCATCCGATGCGTACGAGTTTTCTTTCGACGAATCGTTCCCCAAATCAGACGaacttatcccgggcatgatCAGTGAGGAAGAtgaggaagaaaaggaaaacatactCGATGGCGGTGCGTCAGTGATGGTGGGCCACGCGTACGATGCGTACCTTAATCCACCGAAACCCAAAACGCACCGTATGGGTATCGGACGTATTGGGCGCAGTTCGAGTGAAAATCCGCGGGCCACCGCACGGCGCTACAATCTGATGGAAATCGGACGAAGCTTTAGCGAGatgaacgatgatgatgattcgttTGCGATCAGCGAGTGCAATAATAGCTGTCCGAACCCTTCGTCGCTTAATACGAGCTCAAGCATCAACAATGGCAGCATCAACAATCTTACCCGCTCCGTACCGGTTAGTCCAATACCGCGTACATCCAGCAAGCTTAGCATACAGCAGGATCCACAGCAGCACCagttacagcagcagcagcagcaaccgtcTCAAAGGCGTCGTAGTACGATGCTGGTAAAGGATAGTTCACTGCAATCCGATTCCAGTCGTTGCTCGAGTGTGGAAAGTTTGCTGAATGCGCGCAAACCGGACCCGGAAAAGATACTGCTCAATCTGGGCTTTGGACCGGCACCGCACAGTACGGATGTGTTGGCAAAGATACCGAAACG GTTCCTTAAACCATCCCAAGTGCGTGGAGTCGATACGGAAGCTTTCCTCCGACAGCAGCAACTGTCGATGCACATCCATGAGAATAGTGTTCTCGGTTATCGGGGACTAGTAG GTAATCCGCACATTCCGCCCTCGATGATTGTGGCCAAAATTATGGAACGGTTTCAGGAGAATGACACTAAGACCCGGCTAACGGCCGCCGGTGTTCCGCTGCTACAGTCATCCGACAGCCGCAATTCGTCCGGTCCACCGTCACCAATTCCGATGACACGGCATGCCTCTCTAGCGACGTCCGACGGTCGTCTCAAATACTAG